The nucleotide window CTTGCCACgtggcatcatcatcatccaaggTCGAAGGAACCAAAGTGAGGAAACAGGGCTGGATGGTGAGGACCTTAACCAGAAGGAAGTCCAAGAAAAGTAAAAGTTGATATTTTCTCGCTTCATATTAAATTCTACACCTAAAACCAAATACTTTtctattattttgattttggtttggtcGTTGTTTCAGTGATTGATGCGTCTGTTTAAAGAAGAAGTACGTGgaagttttttgttgttgttgttgtaagtAATGATACTACATGGATTCGAATTGATTGAAACATTCATATAGTATATTATTGAATTAACTAAAGtttatgatataaatttgtaaattacataaaacaatatatatgcaTAGGGACAAGAGGCTTCCTCTGGACCATACTTCTTTCTTGGCATGTGGTCTGAATCTGATAAAGCCATTAAAAGATGTGAAGAAGGGTCAAGATAGCCTTTTATCATTATTTTCAAAGTGACAAAAGAgagtttttgaagaaaaaaataaagaaaggaagctaaagagagaagaaaaacaaaaaaagtgagTTGCTttagaatatataaatttgCATGGGATTCTCAGAATTCTTGTATGACTTTGAGTGCTCATCAccttaatttccttttttcatattttataaaggAAAATAAAGGAGAGTAGTACAAGTTGTAATGCAAGAAGAAGAGTCCATGTTAGGTTGTTCACAATAGCGGGAAACATTGTGGCACAGAATATGGACCCCAAAGCCTTGCCCCCATTCACATTGTCTTGTAGTTGTCTCTTTTATATACATTGTATATATCCAAATCCTAGATTAAAAGAATTTTTTGACAAATAgcctagcatagttttatgctgtAGAATTATCATGGCATATTAGACCACCTCCATTGGAGGTTCTAGGAAGGGGttctaaagaaaaaaacaaaaaaaaacaaatcaaaaatgGGTTAAAAGCATAGAACCGGTCCTATATATGAAGTTTTTAGAACTGGTTAGAACCCTAACGTGTCAGGTTAGATAATAAATTTTTccctgtctctctctctcttttcggAATTCTCTTCCTCCTCCGACAACGACTAACCTTCTTCTCCATCTCCCTCCTCCAACAACGACGACCATCCTCTTCTCCTACTCATCTTCTCCACGCTCCACCACACGAACCTTCCATCTCACGCAGCGCCTTCGTTGCAGCGTCTCTAATTCCTCAGAGGTAGTTCCGATTCTGAATATCTCTCtgtatacatacatacatacatacataaaaGTATTTATTCAGAATCCTTATTTGATTCTCAGGTTAAATCAGAGTACAAGCCTGGAAGCAACGGAATGTGATTTCAAAAGCCTAGAAGCAATGGAATGTGATTCTTCTTATATGGCATGTATGATGCGGGAAGCAACGGAATGTGATTTCAAAAGGTACGTGAAGaggacaagaaaaaaaaaagaagtggtGGCAGTCACCATGTGACAAGAAGAACACGTAAAGAGGCCAACATGTGACAAGTTATGTTTCAATTCTCTTTATAAGCTATGCAATATTGATCGATCTTATGAACAAACCATttctactttaaaaaaaaaaacattctactttaaaaaaaataaaaaaaatttaagaacctCAATGAGATTCTACCATTGgacaaagaaaaattaaattaaattaacaaaGGTTCTAAATTTTTCAAATCACTATATTTATTACTAATTTATTGATTAGAACCCATGAGAGATTCTTATTGATGGACATGCTCTTAGTTTTGCCAAGTTCTTTTTGATTAGAAAAGAAGTAGGTTTAAATGTGAAATCAATAGTAGAATCATTTGACAGAGTTGATTTTGATAGATGACCCTTTATTGTGTGTGTTGAGGACCTGAGGTGACCACTCAATGAAAAGAAAAGGTTGCTTTAGTGTTTTTCTAAGTTCAAGCAAAAGTTAGGAAATCAATGTGACTCCTCCGGAGaaattatataagttttatCAATGTGGTAAGACTGATGCGAGAGATAACCTAATTTTTAGGTTAGTTTAACGACGACTTGACATATGTTTGTTTTGTGTACTTTTATCTGCTTTTTCATGCGTCcttttttttgatgttttttatGAAACTATTATCAAAAACGATCGAGTAATAAGTCAGGAGTTTTATCAGTGTGCTCCTTTTTATTCAGATATGAACTTGAAAACAAGTTCTAGCCTTCTAGGAAACCATGCAAAGAGTCCACCAAAACTGGGTACAAGGAGGAAACTAGAAATTAAATTATTGAATGAttctttttgaaagaaaaaatattattgaatgACTAACCGAATTATGGTGATTATGATCAGGTCGGCACAATGTCTAACTAAAATTCCGCAAAAATAAGTGGGTAAGTAAAAATTCACTTTGGGCACATGCCAATGCCAAGGGCCGCGCCTAATTATGATCAATCAGGAAGTACCATCCCGATTTATAGTATATAAAAGGGTTTAACAAAATTGATTTTCTATCTATGTCACTAATATGTGTTTACAATTTTCTGTTACACATCCGTTTAAAACTATAAGATTAAACATGCTTAAGCTAGAGTAGTGTAAATATGGGTTACTTATCAAAAAGTGATTTGCGATACCGTGTGAGTGAAACCAAAGcatgagaaaaaaatatgtGGTAATTGCAGaatcagtaaacaatgatttcgagacATGGAAAATTAATGCACCACCGTTGGATGAGATGGAGTCCACGGGCCGAGTGAGTGGGCGTGAGAGGCCCATTAATTCCTCTCTTTGGGGCCTATCGTGAACGGACGTGGTGGCTCATTAGCCGTAGGAAGTCGGGCGTTATAAATGGTATCAGAACTGGTTAACCATCTTGGTTCTGATCCGAGAAGCGTTTTGAGATATGTCATGGTGCAAAACGGGGGCGTTGCGCTTTGTTAGTGGGGGTGAATTCCAACATCCTGATTTCTGGTATATGTGAAAAGGCTTAAGAGAGTTGACttgctacctatgtcaccaaagtgcGCTTACCTTTTACGGcacacatccgtttagaactccagagttaaacgtgcttgagctggagtactggaaagatgggtgacctatcggaaaATGATTCACGATATCGTGTGAGTGAAACTAAAGCACGTAGAAAGatcatgtggtgattgcaggaTCAGTAAACAATACTTACGGGCCTTGAAAAATTAATGCATTATTCGTCGAATGGCATGGAGCCCATAGACCGAGAGAGCGGGTGTGGGTGTTTCATTAGCCGTGGACAGTCGGAGCGTTACATCTGACATATTATTTCTAGTTTTAGCAAAGAACCTTGATGGCCGATACACATATACTTGATGAGGACGTGAGCGGTGAGCCCCATTGGTCTGCATATATATTGGACACGAATTTATAGCGCCTATACGAATCGTATAATACCATAATGGCATGGAGTTGAATTTACAATATACAAACGCGCGGTTGAGATGGTTTGGATAATTGAGATGTTACGCGTAATAACCAATATGAGTGCATGgtcattatatatatttaaacgtTAGTCATGATTCTTAAGTGACAACAACATGTGGGATTCAAATTTCGAAGTCTTGAACTAAGAACATGACGTATAAATAATAGTTGGAACTACTTCAACTGGACACTTATCCTGTCCTGACTATCTATGCCTGTTTATACGTTATATATCTTTGTTATTCATTACATTTGTATCAATATGAGAAACTCTCATTGGGCTTCAAAGTCCCACGACGGGGCCTAAATTAATGAGCTTGGTCCACAAAATGTGGAAGATCAGATACCAAAGGGAAATGGCGGCTTATTGCAGCACACGTTGGTCATATGCAAAGTATCAGCATGATCGAACATCCTCTAAACCTTTGGCTAAGCCTTCTTATGAACTCCTTATCCATCGTCCCCACTTGCAGGAAACATTTCTTCCTCAGTAACCCGTCTTGAAAGTATCTGGTTCACTCAGAGAATTCCAAGATCCTCAAATCTAGCATTTTACGAAGTTACTGGGTTGTACGGAATCTCCTTTTAATCAGTAGAACACATAAACAGAGTCACTACTTTATCAAGTTTTTTCTCGCCTGTGTAGCAAACAACAAAATCCCATAATGTCACAATTTGTTTGTAACAAACACTATTattgtataaaaaataataaaataaaacgtGAAAAATCATTCATacgatacattttttttttgtacatgaGAAGTTGCTGTCTTTTCTAGCCAGTGACAAACTAATCCATTTTCTCCGGAGGTAAGTTCAAGACCGATTGGTCAACCTACATCACAAGAGAACATATTCACATCAATTCAAATGTGCACGATCTCTTTGAAAATATGAACCAGCATGACCCATAATATAAAAAGAGGACAGAGGTCAAAAACGAACAATTAaccaaaaaacaagaaaagaggCAGGCGTTATTCGGTTattgtttagaaaattttgcatataaaaaaaaaattaatagacaAAGAAACATTCGCTAAGAAGTGTGGTCTTCTGTGTATTTTCCTCAAAACTACCAAACTAGGCTAGCAGCTAAGAGACGGAACACGCTTCTCCTTTTCAGAGCTCGTCTTTAGTGGCCTCAGCTGTCTTGTCCTCCGTCTTAGGCTCTCCAGCTGTGTCCTTGTTCTTGTCAATGAAGCTTATAAAGTCTTCCTTTGTCCTGTCTCCTTCGTACAGGACAACGTTTCCGCTCGCTGATCTGAAGTAAATGGTTGGGAATCCCTTCACATCGAAGGTATCACGTGGGAAGTCGTTTGCAGTTGCATCCTAGACAAGTGAAAAGAGGAAGAACCCGGTAAGATAAAACCATGGATATGATAAATGAATAACCTTTCAGTGTGGTGAAAGGGGAAAAGAAAGTGACTTACTAGCTTAGCTATGACAACACTTGGATCGCTTTGGTATGACACAGCCACTTCGACCAAAATTGGAACAAGCTTTTGGCAGTGTCCACACCATGGTGCATAGAATTCAAGCAACACTGCAAGTAAAGAAGAGGAAACAAAACTGATTCATGTGTTTCTTTACCTACCAGCATTTAATAATGTAATGTAACTCACCGTTCTTTCCAGAGTTGAAGACCATGTCGTCAAGGCTCTCACCAACAACAACCTTCACTGGTTCGTTGTTTTCGGTTGGGATAGGTTGGGACTTTTTGTGAGGGGACACTTTTCCATCCTTGAAGTCCTTGATCCATGAACCAATCTGGTCAACCTCCACATTTGTTTTCAGGTACTTCTTGTCGTCAGCAGTTTGGATGATGATGAGAGGAACTTGGCTCTCTTCGAGTCCAAAGTACTGTTATTGTTTTCACAAAATTCAGAATTAGCATTTTGAAATTGAAAAGGGATGAAGCGGTTGGGAGATAGATAGCCGAGCAAGAGTAACCTGGAATGCGCCTTGGCTGTTCTCAGCATCACCGAGAAGGAAGCTAAGACCCTGTCCCTTGTTGGATGTAGCAACTTCACGGTACTTTGATTTAAGAGTCTCAGCTGATTCTCCGGTGAAGTTAATGAAAAACATCGCCTGAAACTCAAAATATTACGCACCATCAAAACCAATACACGGTTTGGGAATTACAGGATCATTGAGCTAATATGGCATATTCTATGACAATAACTAATACGCATCAGCTCATCTCAGTCAATCTATAAAAGAAACATGCATACTTATACACAGGAAATAAAGGCAAAACATGAATCCATCATTTTAGTAATATCATGATGGGATTAAGATCTATGAGTGATACCTTAGTGTTAGGGCTGTCAAAGAATTTGATAACATAAGGGTGGTTGTTTGGATCCTTGTCAAAGACGGTGATAAGCGGAATGCTCGATTCTTTGACAAACTTCTCCAAAGCTTCTCCATCAAAATCCTGGATGAACAgaagaaaatcaaatatatacaaCAGGACCACTCATCCATGTTACATACAAAGAGAAAAGCTTTTAACTCTTGTACCTTGGAATCAACAAACAGCTCATCGAAGGGTTTGAACAGCCTGACAACAGGTCCTGTCACAGACTCTCCACGAGGAAGAAGCTTAGCATCAGAGGTATGTGCAAAATCATAGTCAGAGCGCAGTTTCTCAGCAGTGGCCAAGAAAGAATCAAACTCAGAGCCAGCTAATTTAGGGAAAACACCAACCTAAAGCAACAGAAACAACATACGTTACTTGCCTATTATATACACAGATGAAAAAGGAATGTGCGTGTGGTGTGACACTTACCACAACGaccttcttgtcaccaacaacATCATCACCCGACTTGATCTCAAAAGAAGCGGGTCCACTTTGTTTCTTCAAGTAAGAAACAATACCGTCAGCTTCACGGGGTCCTTTGTATTCCTGAACAGCTTTACCTCCGTTTCTGAAGATCTTGATAGTAGGGAAACCCTGAACCTCGTACTTGGTTGCAAACTCTTTGTTAGTCTCCTCACTTGCATCAATCTTAGCAAGAACCACGGCAGGGACGTTACTGCTCAGCTCTGACGCAGCCTTCTCGTactgtaaaacaaaaataacatgAATAAGACAAAttgatatgtaaatatatgcaaatcatgaagaagaagaagatgtcattTACCTCAGGAGCTAGCTGCTTGCAGTGTCCACACCTGAAGAAGCAAATATCAAATACCATATCATAGATCGAATCGTTCAAAGACAAATACGTATGATAAAACTCAGATCCATCGAATCGCATATCTCAGAAAAAGGTTTGAATGAGCAGAAGATCAATACCAAGGGGCGTAGAACTCGACGACGATGAAGTCGTGCTTGTTGATGGTATCGGTGAAGTTGGAGTGATCCAAGGTCAGCACGAACTCCTTCGTCTCGCTTCTTACTGAGGAAGCGAGTAGCGACAACGCGAGGATCGAGAACAACGCGTATCCCCTCCTCATCGCAGCCATTAttgatctctctttctctgtgaGCGAGCTCTTTGGGGGAAAGCTTTgggagatattaatttatcagcTAAATGGTCGCGTATCCACGTGGCGATCAATCATTTGATGTTACGCTGTCATAGTTTGGTTAATACAGTATAATCACGTGAACAATAGTAGGGGTGGACTCTTCGTTTattttttcggttcggttcagtttggtTAATTTGGTTTTAGTCTTTTTTTA belongs to Brassica rapa cultivar Chiifu-401-42 chromosome A07, CAAS_Brap_v3.01, whole genome shotgun sequence and includes:
- the LOC103829367 gene encoding protein disulfide isomerase-like 1-1, encoding MAAMRRGYALFSILALSLLASSVRSETKEFVLTLDHSNFTDTINKHDFIVVEFYAPWCGHCKQLAPEYEKAASELSSNVPAVVLAKIDASEETNKEFATKYEVQGFPTIKIFRNGGKAVQEYKGPREADGIVSYLKKQSGPASFEIKSGDDVVGDKKVVVVGVFPKLAGSEFDSFLATAEKLRSDYDFAHTSDAKLLPRGESVTGPVVRLFKPFDELFVDSKDFDGEALEKFVKESSIPLITVFDKDPNNHPYVIKFFDSPNTKAMFFINFTGESAETLKSKYREVATSNKGQGLSFLLGDAENSQGAFQYFGLEESQVPLIIIQTADDKKYLKTNVEVDQIGSWIKDFKDGKVSPHKKSQPIPTENNEPVKVVVGESLDDMVFNSGKNVLLEFYAPWCGHCQKLVPILVEVAVSYQSDPSVVIAKLDATANDFPRDTFDVKGFPTIYFRSASGNVVLYEGDRTKEDFISFIDKNKDTAGEPKTEDKTAEATKDEL